aggccactaactttggacattcagtccttggctaatagacttgtgaggttggacatttcagagcccaaTCGAGTCCTTGCATGTGTTGTTTCTCAGTCTTCACTTTTGGGTAAAATCAAGGCTCGGCAGTTCGATGATCTGCATTTGGCTGTTCGCAGAGAAACGGTGCTATAGGGTAGTGCCAAGGaagtttctattggcgaggatgatgttctgcgactccagggtcgcctatgtgttcctaatgttgatagcTTGAGGGAGAGACTCTAGATGAGGCgcacagttcacggtattccattcaaccaggtgctacgaagatgtatcgtgacctaagacaatattattggtggtggcggatgaagaaagatatagttgagtatctggctcggtgtttgaattgttagtatgttaagtatgagcaccagaggccaggtggaCTATTGCAGTAGATGCATAtacttgagtggaagtgggagcgcattacatAGACTTCGTACTCGGGTTGCTGCGGACATTGCAGAAGTTTGATGcggtttgggtcattgtcgataggttgaccaagtcgacaCACTTTATTCTAGTggtgactacttatacttcagagaggttggcacagatctacattcgggagatagttcggttgcacggtgtgccctTCTCCATCATATCATATAGAGGCCTTCAGTTCACTTtacatttctggagagctgtacagagtgagttggggaacCGTGTGGAGCTCAGCACATCATCCATCATTAGACCGATGGACAGTCGGAGTggacagttcagattttggaggacatgcttagagcatgtgtgattgactttagaggacagtgggatcagttttttccttaggccgagttttcttacaacaatagttatcagtccagcatcgagatggatccatttgaggctttatacgaCCGACGATGTCGTTCTCTTATCtggtggtttgagcccggtgaggctaagtTGTCTGGTACAAATTTGGTAaaagatgccttagaaaaggtaaagttgattcaggaaaggctccgcacagctcagtccagacagaagagttacgcagattaGAAGGCGCGcaatgtatcattcatggtcggcaagaaggttctcttgaaattCTCGCAGATGAAGgatattatgagatttgggaagaagggcaagttgagcccaaggtttattggcccatttgaggtgttgaggcgagttggggaggttgcttatgagcttgatttacctccagcttatcgggagttcatctagTTTTTCACGTAACTATGCTGCGAAAGTATCACGCCGatttgtcccatgtgttagacttcagtactattcagctggatgagattttgggttatgaggaggagccagttgctatTATTGAtaggcaggttcgtcagttgagatccaagaggatttttgcagtaaaggtccagtggaggggccaaccagtcgaggaggcgacctagtaATCTGAGGAGgacatgtggagcagatatccacacttattcggcacttcaggtatgaatctatacctattcgaggacgaacatttgtctAAGAGGTTGAGAATGTAACGACTCGattggtcgttttgctttttagaacccccTTCCCCTAGATAAGATTTCCCGTACTTGAGtttactaatttatgacttgcgggaatggttggttcgggatttggaagagtttgggttgaaaactgaacacttgattccttaaggttggcttaaaaggtcaagtttgacttcggtcaatgttttgagtaaacgatctgGGAATCTGGATTTAAAGGTtacaacaggttcgtatgatgattttggacttgggcgtatgtccggatcgggttttggattatccgagagcgttttggcgcctaatagtgaaagttgattccttaaggattttgaagttcttaaatatttagtttggagcggtttttgtgttatcgaggtccaAACGGAGTTCTGAGACTGGGAATAGTTTCGtattgtcatttaagacttgcacagaaaatttggtgtcaatccaagTAGTATAGGTGTGTTTCGTTGCATTGGATGtaaattaaagaacttgaagttcataagtttggatcgattggttttagggggtgattatTAGATTTGGCATTGTTTTGGGCATTTCGAGGGTATACATGAGtctgttttatgatttcaaacttgttggtatgttcaggCAGGGCTCAGGGGCCCCGGGaatcaatcggacgaggctcgagtgaagttggaaagtTTTGGAAAGAGCTAAAGCTCTTGgtatctgtcataaccacacGTGCAGTTGGTCAGCCGTAGGTACGAGACAATAGAAATGGTCTAGCCTTCAGAGGTGTGGCCCAGGGGAGGAGCCCAGGAACCGCAGACGTGGCTCCTATCCCACAGAAGCGGAACTGCAGGAGCGGCTCCCAGACCGTAGAGCCGGTCCCAGCCAGCCCAGCCCAACTCCGCAGATGCGGGCATTctctcgcagatgcggtctcCTAACTGCAGGTGCGAAAATTGCTGAAGGCAGTGTCTTTATTTAATAAGCTTCCAAAGAGGGATTTCAACCTAGCACTTGTAAGGTAAGTTACTTCTACTTCATGTGAGTTCAATACTtggtttatgggtagattaagacacaaaaatgagtgaaaatcatgagattagagtaaaatctagggttttgataaaaacaagattttaccacaaaatttgttatggaataaagtaaatattatatattattgatccttaggttatgggtaacaacttccctCAAAAATTtccagaatccgggcacgtgggcccggggatggattttaggaaacttgtatttagggttggaaaattactttaatagttagaatatgaactcttgagcttgtattgactagttcttatcCCATTTAATCAGTTTCGAAGCGTTCgactccaaattgagggtttgagcacgttcttgatATTGGAAGTAAGCTTTGGAGTTAGGTGAGTCTCATTTCTAACCTCGTAAGAGGGAAATAAACCCCTAGGTGTATCTAATAAATGTATGTGATTGTctatgggggctacgtacgtacgtggTGATAAGAGTCCGTAcctagctactattatgctaattgtccgggtagtttaaaACCCATATCATCCATACTTGCAAATGCTTATGTTCTTGCTTGTTAATGAGATCACTTAGGAATGTTAGGGAttgaaaataaatataaacaaaTGTATGCACTTACTTGAGAacatgtatgaatttatttgactaTAAATGCACCTTTATGTTCCTTCTTGataataattgatatttgtggatcaggGTGATCGCCTCAgtagatagatgcatctatagttcgtgccattcgaccctctggcagtgcacagttattattatgttggaccgggccgtacgacctcgacataatgTGCACATGATATATATGTGGAAATAACTCCATGATTTACTCTATTTAAATGCTTGAAGTGCAAATTATTATATGACACGACTAAATTTGATATATCGTTTCCTTCTAAATTCTGAGATTTGTTATTTTATTCATACCAATCATTCTTAGTGTAAGTCATAcatattattattgatattgaccttagtaagtgtcaaatcgacccctcgtcactacttcttcgaggttagactggacaCTTGCTGGGtgcatgttgtttatgtactcatactatgctgtTGTACTTAACTgtataggatctgaggcaggtgcatctagttacccCTCCGGCGCGCGTTCCTGATTCCTGATCGAGATCCCATGATGAGCTGCCCCTTTTGAGCCTTTCTGCAGCATACCGGAGTTATCTTCTTTTGTAGCTGATTATGTATTGTATACTTTGTTTCAGGCAGTAGGGTAGTggtattttgtatattctactcgtTGCCCTAGCACTTGTGACACTAGTCCTGGTACACGTTGTAGACTATCATTTTTGGGTTGCATTTCTATTGTTATGAAACTGTTGATTTTTGATCTGCTAAAATATAAGTTAAGTGAATATTGAAATTGTTTAAATAAAACAATTGAGAACTCACTAGTTAATTAGGATTGACTTGcttgacaacggtgttgggcgccatcacgacttatAATGGATTTTGGATTGCGATAGATTGAGTACCAAACAAAATGGGATTAGATTAACATTGTCATTATAGTGGCACAAAATAGTGAAAGTTTATACTAGGTAAGCATACTTTATTTATGATCTAAGCAGATTAGTCTGTCATGATGAAGTTATGCAACACTTGATTTTATCAGATAGTATTCAAGTATAGAAGGTGCAAATTTCAATCAGGTTTGTAGACATGACTTAAACTAAGTGGATAGCAGTAGACAAAGCTAAACTGCAAAGGCTCATTAGAGCTTAATCTAGTTACTTTAAGGCATTATCTCATATAATGAAGCTCACAAATGTGATCAAACGATTATGGGAGCTGACATAATATTCTCACACTGATTTTCTAGAGTTACAGAGTCATAGAAGAGCACATTGAAGAAAGAAACGATTCAAGCATTATAAACTGCCATGCTTAAATTAAATGACAACTTTATACTTAACAACATGTGTTCTTATCCACTAGGCTAGCTATCAAGTGGATCCATACTAATAGTACTAATGCAAACTAATATAGCACACATGAGAGCTACACCAGAATACCAGAGATTAAGACAATTATTCAGATCATTTGAAAGTTCTTTTGTTGCTCTCAGAAGtgtaacaatatatatataagttatccAAAGACATGTTCATTAGGACTACCAGAATAACTAATTAGTACGTGATTCTAATTTCAGAATATTAAGGAGCTTACGATTCTagagttcagttatcagttatgtATTAATAACAAACATATAGAGATAATCATATATAACATATTAGAGATAGAGTCATTTGACAAGAGATAACAGAACAAACACGCCTTCAATTAAACGATTAAAAGAGAAGAAACGTTGAGGTTCACTAACTTATTTTGGGCAGCAAACCAAACAAAAGCTTTTTATTTATCCGTTAAGAATCTAAACTCAAGATCAAATAGCAGACGAACTCAGAATTGGAGAGGGAAAAGAAAATCAATGAGAATTCTAGGGCTTTAATTCTCTTTCGTTTTCTATGTTATGTTAGGTGGTAGGTTGTGTTAGGTGATAGCATTGAAGACTCCTATTTAAAGTGGGAATCGAAGTCTTAGGGTTCAACAAAATTCATATAGATAGTGGAGAATGACAGAGAGATTAATTATGCGAGCAAAATGAGTGAAAATCAAAATATCAGAGGGGAAAATCAGCGAGAATTTTTACTTGAGAGGGGGAAGTTGACTGTTGAAGATAATAACCATCGGGTAAGAGCCTCAACATCTAGAGATCGCTTCACTTGACCTCTGGACCAAGAATAATCATGATAGAATTGAGAAACATTCATGCATGCCATAGATTTAACAAAACATGGAAGGATCTCTGAAGACTTGACATTGTATCGTTTGGTCTAAGGTTAAAGATTTGGGAATTTTGAATCTCCATGAAATGAGAAAATATTCATCGAGAATTTGTGCAAGGTTCTCTTGACAAACATGgtgatgggagttgagagaaaagagaggaaaGGGGAAAGGGTGGAGGCTGGGTCATGTGGGGGAATGATTAGGATTTGGGTAGAGATTAGGCCGTCTCTAGGGATAAAAGTAGGAGATAGGACAAGAGCCATTGGATCCTTTGATCAACGGCTCCGATTATTTTGATAATTAAGTGtttaaaaatagttttttggAGAAAAATCGATGGCCATTGGATTCTtatgatccaacggctgagataaAACACGAcgggattttaaaataatttaaaatacatGATTAATCCTGGTCCATTGATGATATGAATCAACGGCCAGGATGGGTTGTGTTTGTTTTGTGAGTGAATTAGGACGGCTGACATGGCATAATTGTAAATGTAGTCATTTAGTCTTTATCCCTTTAAAGACTAATTTAATTAAACttaaataattcaaataaaatataGTAGAAATTATAGTAATAAAATACACTACTAATTACTATAATTAATTGATTAGCTTCGAAATATCTTATTTTCCCATTTACCGTAATAATTTcgaatttattttgaaacaataTGCTATGTTGCCAAAAATTGAGAAATATAAGCACTGCCTCCATGATCGCATAAGGCTAAACAATGCCTTTCCCTACATAGGGCTAAGCACTGCCCTCATAatattgcatgagactaaacactTTCTCCATCATTCCATATGACTAAACACTGCCTTTCTCTGGATAGGGCTAAGTACTACGCTCATTATATTGTATGAGGCTAAGAACTGCATCCATCATCATATAAGGCAAAATACTGCCTTTCCCTGCATAGGTCTAAGCACTGCTCTCATCAcattgtatgaggctaagcactgtctcctTCATTCGCATAGGGCTAAGCATTTACCTCATTATCTGCATAGAGCTAAGCATTTCCCTCATTATCAACATAGGGCTAAGCACTGCCCTCATCTCATacaaggctaagcattgtcttcctTCATTCTCGCATGTGACAACGAATTATCTATTTCCTCTATCGAACAATCAATATCGCTGCATCagtgcatttcatgggctgaaatatcgccacattGTATGAAGATGTCATAGTCCGAAGGTACCATCTTCATAGCCTCAGGACAACATtccatggcctaaggatctcaAAACTGCATGTCATTATCTAAGGGCGTCATAGTCTGAAGGCACTATCTTCATAGCCCAAAGACACCATTCCATGGCCTAAGGATCCCAAAGCTACAAATTATTATTCAAAGGTATTatagtccaaaggcatcatcctcatggCCCGAGGAAATCACTTCATAGCCTATGAATCCTTTATTGTACgcctcatggcccaggacgtcatggtctaaggacatcatcctcatcatcCAAAGACAATTCTCATGGTCCAAAGAgaatttgcatcatatttaaGTTTCCTTAATAACTATATATATTCACGTGCATCGTGTTTTAAATTTTGCAGATAACTCGGGAGTAATCTTCTACAAATAGGAGCAATTCTCACTCCGATTTCCATTCAAAACATTTACATCCCTTGATTTTCCACAACGTAACCGATAACCGACAATTGATTACCTCTTCTCCCGTAACCACCCCCCAAACATATTGTGTCACGACTCCGTAACATTCAATTTTTGCATTATTACCATCCATACCCTTCACCCGAATACTACCCTATCCAGAGAAAAATCATTCTTCGAGGTACATAGTCCTTTCATAACAACTTCATTGGTTTCATTCGCCATTGGATCCAAAACTATACGTGGCCTGATTCCcgtaaaatcagggatatgtaggaaactcaaAGAACCATCATTCAACCCATATATTTTAAGAACCTTATACTCCCATCCTCATTTATTCGGACAAAATTGATTATTATTTTCTTACCCGACAATTCTTTCATTATTTCTGGGTAAAgaagggcagttgttgatactcaattttgccctcatattttatttttaatttttttttgtattattaTCCCATTTCTATAACAAAAATTCATACAAAtagttttttataatttttaaaggcttttaaatttgatttctttcatttttaatcGTTAAATAATTATTAATAATTCTTTTAAATTATCCTTGGGTGATTAATCATCCAAATTAATTTTTTACACCCACATGCATATTGTAAAGTACTTTATTCCATTTTTAAATAATTATACTTGCATTTTTACACCATTTGCATATTATTTGTAATAATAACCTATATTCTATAAATAATTGTATTTGTTGCATTATTTAggtcaaaataatatttttatgtttttGCAATCTTTATTCTTTATTTAAAAGGTGTTAAATTGcataaataactttttatatatttattaagctattttattaatttatattttcttaatttttactTATTTTAATTTCAGCCTAATTTAAGCCAATTTCAAACCAAATAGGCCCAAATAACTGGCCCAAAGATCCTAGACCCTTGGCCCAACCACCCCTGGCCAAAACCAAACGAACCTGAAACCGGCCAAGACCTATTAAACGAccgtcacgacccaaaatctaaccatgtcgtgatggcgcctatcgtgatatTAGGCCATCCACTTATTTCCAAATActccatttttcaaataaaaacttaAGAAAATCATAATTTTAACAGAAATTTAATAAGATAAAAGTAGAAATTAAAATCCAGTGGAAAGAAACACaatcccgacctcgggtgtcactaagtcatgagcaaaaacTACTACATTTATTCGAAATAACATGACCAACACGGTCTGAGAATATCCAAATAAATATactaaaggaagataaggaaaGGAGAAGGCAGAACTGcggtcgccaagcagctacctcgtaatctccaCAGAAAGTCTCCAACTGGTGTGATCAACAACCACTGTCGtgccccgagatacctggatctgcacacaaggatgcagggagtaacgtgagtacaccaactcagtaagtaaaaagtccaaactatggactaacGGTAGCggcgaaccaaacctcaacaggctGCAACAGTTAATTTTACTCAAAAGTAGATATGCTTACAGTTCATTTAGTTTCTCAGCAGTAATTAAACACAGTATGAACAATACAGAGTACAAAGCTCAAGAACCTCTAAGTACTAATGCACGGATAGTATGATCGATGTTACGTATAATACTTCCACTCATAGTGCTCaatcactcggtactgtatatggcccattcgGCCCATGAaagatccatcctggaatatatATACGTTatagactataagtcacccagtaccgaggaaacaggccaatccagcctcatggagaagatccatctccttaccagtacttcggacaagatccatgtccagggaagatccatccctcaatatcatcaactacgctcactgggggtttaaagactccggaggggcttctcttagcccaagcgctatatcaatgccagtgaaggcatgatcaatatctcgctgtggcgtgcagctgATCCTACACTGTCAATCAATagcaggctctcggcctcactcagttaaTACTCTACAGTCTCACACACATGGGCTAAAATATCATGATACAAGCCCggacaatgatatgatatgtcaaatagcaataatcgagactgaggcatgatataatatgcatgaacaagactgagtatagaatataaatgaagctaatgatatgacaacaagaaacaacctctcgggtctcaacagtattggcgtgaagccttaatatgatgattagcatgatttgcagctcattaatttaatcacataattacaacacagatatcagcataaaagagtcactaagcgatGCCACGAAATGATCCGGGCCGTATatctcatggtgcacgcccactcgcccatcacttggcattgtgtcacctcaatagtaatcatagaacacacagttcggggtttcgaaTCCTCAAAACAAaatttggaagcgttacttacctcaagccaagccaaactctagcccgcgacgccttttaCTCTCGATTCGGTCTCCAAATgccccaaatctaaccaaaatcagcatacaaccatcaatatacgctaaaggaatgaaacccatacgAAAATTGTCAATTTAACTCAAAAATTTTGAATtcgccaaacccgacccctgggcccacatttcggatttcgataaaaatcataaaattagaatcctcacactcttatgagttcatacatactaaATACAccaaaatctgacctcaaatgcccaaatcaaagtctccaattcaAAGCCTAATCTCCCAAGTTTCCTCCTTAattttccactaataccatgattttttttaaataaaattttaaacttTATTTCCTGCGAAAACATATACATGCACTAATCAGTACAAAAAACCCTTCACTATATAGTTGGACATGCAGGCCCACCCTATTTATACTACTTTCACTCTTCACTATATAGTTGGACATGCAGGCCCACCCTATCTATACTACTTTCACTAATCAAATCAACTACACACTATCAGAATCTAAGGATAAAAATTCAGTGTTTGTAGCTTCTTCTCCAAATTTAACCACATTGAACCCCTGCAATGTATATCTTGTACTATCATTCTCACCAACTCTTcagcctttcttttcttctttttgaaaatCCTCCAATTCCTTTACCTGCCATATGTAGTATACAACTCCAGCTAGAATCATTCTATATATAACTGTGTCTGATCTTCTTCCTGTTGCATATTTACTAGCCCAACTTATTTCTTCGGACCATATCTTGGTTTTCCTTCCTATTCCAGCCCAATACAATACTTTCTCCCACACATTGCTTGAGTATTTGCACGTAAAGAACAGGTGATTATAGTCTTCATCAGCTTCTTCACATAACACACACTTTGCATTCGTAATACTTCCCCATTTCATCAATCTGTCCTTTGTATATAACCTGTTCGGGACAGCTATATACATAATGAATAGGCACCTTGGACTACTATAGTTGTTGCATATTAATCTCTTCCATGTGACCTTTGTGAATTCACCCCTCATCTTGTTATACACCTCTCTGATTGAATATTTCTTCCCATTCATCACTTCTGCTATATTGATTCTTGTTTCTGTCAGGTTTTTCCCAGCTTTTAGTATCTTCTGAGTTGTCTCATTCATtgctaataccatgattaaacaatgggaaAATGGCTATAAACACAAATAATAAGGTTTAAGAAACTTACTCAACTGAAACCCCTCGATTTCGTTGAAAAATCACAGCCCTAGCTCTCTTCCCGTCATCAAAAATGGTGAAACTTAGCAAAATTTCATGAaggcatctatttatatgttccGCCCAGCgataccacatctgcggtccaatTCCCGCACTTGTGGGACCGCTTCTGCGCATAACCAACCGCTTATGTGGTTTTTCATTTAATTGCCATTACTGCACCTGCACTCAAATATCCGCACCTTCGCCTTCGCAGGTGAGCTCCCCTCTCCGCATCTGCAGCTTCTTCCTTCCTCAACTGTGGCTGCATCTGTGGCTTGGTCTCGCTTCTGCGCTCATCGCACTTGCGGCCTCCtaaccgcatgtgcggttatgacaaaacTTCAGCAACTTCAGCTGCAAACTCCAACTCTTGAACTTcccgataaccatccgaaatcacctcgaggcccccgggacctcaaccaaaagtacgaacaagtaACATTACACTATTCAAAGTTATACTaaccttcggaacactccaaACAACATCGAATAGTCAAAACACCGTCAGATTCAAGCCCAAGATacccaaaacttccaaattccgcaaacgatcaAACAAAGGGGGTAACTTTTTTTTATGAGGGTAGGGAGTTTGGGTTGGTGTTCAGTGTACCGCACTTTGGGTACAAGATCGGAAATTCCATTCTCTTTTTTAACATCTAAAAtcgaagaaaagaaagaagggcgagataaacaaataaagagcTAACTTTCTTTATTATTATGTAACATTATAAGGTTCAAAGTCTGTCAAACCaccttcgaatgacctgaaatttttgcacacacgtcacaaatgacacaacggacctactccaatcttcggaattccatttcgacccctatatcaaatttCCACCACCAACCAGAAAgcgccaaaattctaactttgccaattcaagccttaatctaccacggacctccaattacatccgatcacgctcctaagtcccaaatcacctaacgaagctatccgaaccatcaaaattcacattcgagccctttttcacataagtcaacatccgattgacttttccaactcaagcttacttaaaagagactaagtgtcccaaacctctccaaaaccactacgaacccgaaccaactaacccgataccacataatgcaactaaacatgacataaagaagcagaaatatggGAAATAGAGAGGTAACTTATGAAATGACCGGTCGgttcattacatcctccccctcttaaaaaaactttcgtcctcgaacgagtcaagaaacatacctgaagcctcaaataggtgaggatatctgctccacatctcccgctcggtctcccaggtagcctcctccatgagctgacctctccactacactttcactgaagttatatcctttgatctcaactttcgaacctgatgccccaaaatagccactggctccacatcataagtcaaatcacaatccaactgaactgtgctgaaatccaaaacatgggatagattgc
This sequence is a window from Nicotiana sylvestris chromosome 3, ASM39365v2, whole genome shotgun sequence. Protein-coding genes within it:
- the LOC138887410 gene encoding uncharacterized protein; this translates as MVLAMNETTQKILKAGKNLTETRINIAEVMNGKKYSIREVYNKMRGEFTKVTWKRLICNNYSSPRCLFIMYIAVPNRLYTKDRLMKWGSITNAKCVLCEEADEDYNHLFFTCKYSSNVWEKVLYWAGIGRKTKIWSEEISWASKYATGRRSDTVIYRMILAGVVYYIWQGFNVVKFGEEATNTEFLSLDSDSV